In Triticum aestivum cultivar Chinese Spring chromosome 5B, IWGSC CS RefSeq v2.1, whole genome shotgun sequence, the following proteins share a genomic window:
- the LOC123116546 gene encoding uncharacterized protein, with protein sequence MAGSRSESYTSPVDCREIVAGDPKEEMTVHVALRRAREEYAGQRSDFIHPKSIASAEVAHGSGGRRVAVALPEAVQFIWRPNTVPKATPIDVVLKDAALESQIMEVPKKSGDITENNNDKMNDLLRSILKTRDNILHKEHILQDRSAKCDMDIQNILNEGKMTPKVLTIMEKYKGTNSNMMEVANPSCCGDGDKTRRKKRKTLKEALLHNKCQELNEICRDIKCIPPRYTVLPSLEDGMFHAHVHFTCPGYDMSITGGPHLTPDGARCSAAAILITELRKKATKEEEHEHDANIPS encoded by the exons ATGGCGGGCAGCAGATCCGAGTCTTACACCTCCCCCGTTGACTGCCGGGAGATTGTCGCAGGCGACCCCAAGGAGGAGATGACCGTCCATGTTGCGCTCCGCCGCGCACGAGAGGAGTACGCTGGACAGCGGTCGGACTTCATCCACCCGAAATCCATTGCGTCCGCCGAAGTGGCGCATGGATCCGGCGGGAGGCGCGTCGCCGTTGCCTTGCCGGAGGCGGTGCAGTTCATCTGGCGTCCGAACACCGTGCCGAAG GCAACACCTATTGATGTTGTACTGAAGGATGCTGCTTTGGAAAGCCAAATCATGGAAGTGCCTAAGAAGTCAG GCGACATCACTGAGAACAACAATGATAAGATGAATGATTTACTGCGATCAATTCTGAAAACACGGGATAATATT CTTCATAAGGAACACATACTTCAAGATCGAAGTGCTAAATGTGATATGGACATTCAGAATATCTTGAATG AAGGGAAAATGACACCAAAAGTGCTGACAATAATGGAAAAGTATAAGGGAACCAACTCAAATATGATGGAAGTTGCCAATCCATCTTGTTGTGGAGATGGTGACAAAACTAGGAGAAAAAAGAGGAAGACACTGAAGGAGGCACTCCTCCATAATAAGTGCCAG GAGCTCAACGAGATCTGCCGTGACATCAAGTGTATACCCCCAAGATACACAGTATTACCTTCACTAGAAGATG GAATGTTCCATGCCCATGTACATTTTACATGCCCTGGTTATGACATGAGCATCACTGGTGGTCCTCATCTGACCCCGGATGGGGCAAGGTGCTCTGCAGCTGCCATTCTGATAACAGAGCTTCGCAAGAAGGCAACGAAAGAAGAAGAACATGAACATGACGCAAATATTCCTAGTTAA